One genomic region from Streptomyces sp. Li-HN-5-11 encodes:
- a CDS encoding 3-hydroxybutyryl-CoA dehydrogenase, with translation MATPLSDTPLSPLKTVAVVGLGTMGTGITEVLARAGREVIGIDISEAAAAKAVAALESSTARAVERGRLTELERTDVLARVRTTTELTAAADADLVIEVAPESYETKQQIFRELDGIVRPDAILATGTNALSVTRLAADSAHPERVLGLHFFNPAQAMKLVEVVSCVLTAPQAVAAVTDLALALGKEPVAIGDRPGFVADGLLFGYLNQAAAMYEAKYASREDIDAAMRLGCGLPMGPLALLDLIGVDTARTVLDAMYAESRDRLHAPAPILKQLSEAGLTGRKAGRGFYTYEAPGSGTVVRDALTPLDGDTLTPGRPVRSVGVAGSGTMASGIAEVFAKAGYEVVLAARSQEKAQAAKAGIGKSLSRSVDKGRLTAEAAAETLDRITATGTYDDFAGVDLAVEAVAEDLAVKQQLFAALDKVCKPGAVLATTTSSLPVVACARATSRPHDVIGMHFFNPAPAMKLVEVVRTVLTADDVHATVREVCAGIRKHAVDCTDRAGFIVNALLFPYLNNAIKMVQEHYASLDDIDAAMKLGGGYPMGPFELLDVVGLDVSLAIEKVLHREFRDPGLAPAPLLEHLVAAGCLGRKTGRGFREYARR, from the coding sequence ATGGCCACTCCCCTCTCCGACACCCCTCTGTCCCCGCTGAAGACCGTCGCCGTCGTCGGCCTCGGCACCATGGGCACCGGCATCACCGAAGTCCTCGCCCGCGCAGGCCGCGAGGTCATCGGCATCGACATCAGCGAGGCCGCGGCCGCCAAGGCCGTCGCCGCCCTGGAGTCCTCCACCGCCCGCGCCGTCGAGCGCGGACGCCTGACCGAGCTGGAGCGCACGGACGTCCTGGCCCGCGTGCGCACCACCACCGAGCTCACCGCGGCGGCCGACGCCGACCTGGTCATCGAGGTGGCGCCGGAGTCGTACGAGACCAAGCAGCAGATCTTCCGTGAGCTCGACGGCATCGTGCGGCCCGACGCGATCCTGGCCACCGGCACCAACGCGCTGTCCGTGACGCGTCTGGCCGCCGACTCGGCCCACCCGGAGCGCGTCCTGGGCCTGCACTTCTTCAACCCGGCACAGGCGATGAAGCTGGTGGAGGTCGTCTCCTGCGTGCTGACCGCTCCGCAGGCCGTCGCCGCCGTCACCGACCTCGCCCTGGCGCTCGGCAAGGAGCCCGTCGCGATCGGCGACCGGCCCGGATTCGTCGCCGACGGACTGCTGTTCGGCTACCTCAACCAGGCAGCCGCGATGTACGAGGCTAAGTACGCCTCCCGCGAGGACATCGACGCCGCGATGCGGCTGGGCTGCGGGCTGCCGATGGGTCCGCTCGCCCTGCTGGACCTGATCGGCGTCGACACCGCGCGCACGGTCCTGGACGCCATGTACGCCGAGTCCCGGGACCGGCTGCACGCCCCCGCGCCGATCCTGAAGCAGCTCAGCGAGGCCGGACTGACCGGCCGCAAGGCAGGCCGCGGTTTCTACACCTACGAGGCCCCGGGCAGTGGCACGGTCGTGCGGGACGCGCTGACGCCGCTGGACGGCGACACCCTCACCCCTGGCCGCCCGGTCCGCTCCGTCGGCGTCGCGGGCTCGGGCACCATGGCCTCCGGCATCGCCGAGGTGTTCGCCAAGGCCGGGTACGAGGTGGTCCTCGCCGCCCGCAGCCAGGAGAAGGCCCAGGCCGCCAAGGCCGGTATCGGCAAGTCGCTTTCCCGCTCTGTCGACAAGGGACGGCTGACCGCCGAGGCCGCCGCCGAGACCCTGGACCGGATCACGGCGACCGGCACGTACGACGACTTCGCCGGCGTGGACCTGGCCGTGGAGGCGGTCGCCGAGGACCTTGCGGTCAAGCAGCAGCTGTTCGCGGCGCTGGACAAGGTCTGCAAGCCGGGCGCGGTGCTGGCCACCACCACCTCCTCGTTGCCCGTGGTCGCCTGTGCGCGGGCGACCTCGCGTCCGCACGACGTGATCGGCATGCACTTCTTCAACCCGGCGCCCGCCATGAAGCTGGTCGAGGTCGTGCGGACGGTGCTGACCGCGGACGACGTCCACGCGACCGTCCGCGAGGTCTGCGCGGGGATCAGGAAGCACGCGGTCGACTGCACGGACCGGGCCGGTTTCATCGTCAACGCACTGCTGTTCCCGTACCTCAACAACGCGATCAAGATGGTGCAGGAGCACTACGCGTCGCTCGACGACATCGACGCGGCGATGAAGCTCGGCGGAGGCTATCCGATGGGCCCCTTCGAACTGCTGGACGTGGTGGGCCTGGACGTCTCGCTGGCCATCGAGAAGGTGCTCCACCGCGAGTTCCGCGACCCGGGCCTGGCCCCGGCGCCGCTCCTGGAGCATCTGGTGGCCGCGGGCTGCCTCGGCCGCAAGACGGGCCGCGGCTTCCGCGAATATGCCCGCCGCTGA
- a CDS encoding GNAT family N-acetyltransferase → MTLADCGRVAEIRVRGWQTAYRDLIPRSYLDALSVAADAERHRARFGRSDGSVVNLVAEEDGELLGWACHGPFRDREVRTGDAELYAIYVDPGRYGGGIGQALLREAVRQCAYAGHPRMLLWVLKGNARARRFYERAGFRADGAEELFDADGALVPEVRYARDLAPAG, encoded by the coding sequence ATGACGCTCGCGGACTGCGGGCGGGTCGCCGAGATCCGCGTCCGGGGCTGGCAGACCGCCTACCGGGATCTCATACCGCGGTCGTATCTGGATGCCCTCAGCGTGGCGGCGGACGCCGAGCGCCACCGTGCCCGCTTCGGGCGAAGCGACGGCAGCGTGGTGAACCTGGTCGCCGAAGAGGACGGCGAGCTCCTCGGGTGGGCCTGCCACGGACCGTTCCGAGACCGTGAAGTCCGCACAGGTGACGCCGAGTTGTACGCGATCTACGTGGACCCGGGGCGGTACGGCGGCGGCATCGGGCAGGCCCTGCTGCGGGAAGCGGTGCGACAGTGCGCGTACGCCGGGCACCCGCGGATGCTCCTGTGGGTGCTCAAGGGGAACGCCCGCGCCCGGCGTTTCTACGAGCGGGCGGGCTTCCGGGCCGACGGCGCGGAGGAGCTCTTCGACGCGGACGGCGCCCTCGTCCCCGAGGTCCGCTACGCGCGGGACCTCGCGCCGGCGGGCTGA
- a CDS encoding RidA family protein, whose amino-acid sequence MSEPTRIPAPDGVAPAAQYSHVVMGTGRLVAVSGRLAVDEDGELVGEGDPAAQARQVFENLRRCLAAAGATFEDVVKLTYFVTDMAHMPAIRAARVEHIPDDRLPASSAAQVAALVRPEFLMEIEAFAVVDP is encoded by the coding sequence ATGAGCGAGCCGACCAGGATTCCCGCCCCCGACGGGGTCGCCCCCGCCGCGCAGTACTCCCACGTCGTCATGGGCACCGGCCGCCTCGTGGCGGTCTCCGGCCGGCTCGCCGTGGACGAGGACGGCGAGCTCGTCGGTGAGGGCGACCCGGCGGCCCAGGCCCGCCAGGTCTTCGAGAACCTCCGCCGCTGCCTGGCCGCCGCCGGGGCCACCTTCGAGGACGTCGTCAAACTCACCTACTTCGTCACGGACATGGCCCACATGCCGGCCATCCGCGCGGCCCGCGTCGAGCACATACCCGACGACCGGCTGCCCGCCTCCTCCGCCGCACAGGTCGCCGCGCTGGTCCGCCCAGAGTTCCTGATGGAGATCGAGGCGTTCGCGGTGGTGGACCCGTGA
- a CDS encoding adenylosuccinate lyase, with protein sequence MDEELRSLTERLRQESGGSAAYEHLAASGDLDELAEVLTAPGQPLWARELAAFRLGLEGDRRAFESLVLLLNHRDPERCVSAAYALARLGDPRTARAAAALATNELRVAYALHPVRLLAQLRAPESVPALITTLERRLRPHDPYRRVALACVEGLGALGDARARPVLREALAHPALAEAAVHALARIPEQR encoded by the coding sequence GTGGACGAAGAGTTGCGATCACTCACGGAGCGTTTACGGCAGGAGTCGGGCGGGTCGGCCGCCTACGAGCATCTCGCGGCGAGCGGGGACCTGGACGAGCTGGCGGAGGTCCTCACGGCGCCCGGACAGCCGCTGTGGGCCAGGGAGCTCGCCGCCTTCCGGCTGGGGCTGGAGGGCGACCGGCGTGCCTTCGAGTCCCTCGTCCTGCTGCTGAACCACCGAGACCCCGAGCGCTGTGTCTCCGCCGCCTACGCCCTGGCCCGCCTCGGCGACCCCCGTACGGCCCGCGCGGCCGCCGCCCTCGCCACGAACGAACTGCGCGTCGCCTACGCGCTGCACCCCGTACGGCTCCTCGCGCAGCTGCGGGCGCCCGAGTCGGTGCCCGCCCTGATCACCACGCTGGAGCGCCGGCTGCGCCCGCACGACCCCTACCGCCGGGTGGCCCTCGCCTGTGTGGAGGGGTTGGGCGCCCTGGGCGACGCCCGGGCCCGCCCCGTCCTGCGCGAGGCCCTGGCCCATCCGGCGCTCGCAGAGGCGGCGGTGCACGCGCTGGCCCGGATCCCGGAGCAGCGGTGA